One genomic region from Kwoniella dejecticola CBS 10117 chromosome 1, complete sequence encodes:
- a CDS encoding haloacid dehalogenase, type II, with the protein MSLAPFKVLLFDCYGDWETGMLENFKPLLEQSSAPDRAKLFEVVGPIENKTQDDDPTALYSDVLTKVYSKTAKKLNLQATDAQAQAYGNSVPSWPAFPDSSKALKRLSDAGLKLVILSNVDNKSFEGSRKRLEDGYSFDAIYTAEKIGSYKPSLRNFDYAIENIKKDFGLEKEDILIVANSKYHDIQPGHKKNLKSAWIDRAKAHMGVEAYKDVKPDYQFQSMDEFATAIIKDKS; encoded by the exons ATGTCTCTTGCTCCTTTCAA AGTATTGCTTTTTGACTGTTACGGG GACTGGGAGACGGGTATGCTGGAGAACTTCAAACCGCTTCTCGAACAATCTTCCGCACCAGACCGAGCCAAATTGTTCGAAGTTGTCGGTCCGATCGAAAATAAAACGCAGGACGACGATCCCACAGCCTTGTACTCTGATGT CTTGACCAAAGTGTATTCCAAGACAGCAAAGAAGCTCAATCTGCAAGCAACcgatg cacaagcacaagcataCGGTAACAGTGTACCTTCTTGGCCTGCTTTCCCGGATTCCTCGAAAGCGTTGAAAAGACTTTCGGACGCAGGGTTGAAATTGGTCATTCTCTCGAATGTCGATAACAAGAGTTTCGAGGG atcaagaaagaggtTGGAGGATGGTTATTCGTTCGATGCAATTTACACAGCTGAGAAGA TCGGATCGTATAAGCCCTCTCTGAGAAACTTCGACTACGCCAtcgagaatatcaagaaagATTTCGggttggagaaggaagatatccTCATAGTGGCTAATTCAAAATACCATGATATCCAACC GGGTCACAAGAAGaacctcaaatcagcttggatagaTCGAGCCAAAGCGCATATGGGTGTAGAGGCGTACAAAGACGTTAAACCGGATTATCAATTCCAAAGTATGGACGAGTTCGCAACTGCCATCATCAAGGATAAATCATAA